The following are encoded together in the Ictalurus punctatus breed USDA103 chromosome 1, Coco_2.0, whole genome shotgun sequence genome:
- the isoc2 gene encoding isochorismatase domain-containing protein 2 isoform X5 codes for MAHIGRLSSKSSVLFLCDMQEKFRPTIFQFSNIACRILGIPPILTEQYPKGLGPTVSDLGAEDLKPHTKTRFSMLTESVENELKSLGSPKQAILCGIEAQACIACTTYDLLDRGMEVHIVADAVSSRSQTDRLFALSRLKQSGAFLTTTEGVMLQLVQDAKHPNFKEIQKLLAHPSPDTSLINFFSSL; via the exons A TGGCGCACATAGGAAGGCTGTCATCCAAAAGCTCAGTGCTCTTCCTGTGTGATATGCAAGAGAAGTTCAGACCAACGATTTTCCAGTTCTCCAATATT GCTTGTCGGATCCTGGGTATTCCCCCAATCTTGACTGAGCAGTACCCTAAAGGCCTGGGTCCAACTGTGTCCGACTTAGGCGCAGAGGACCTGAAGCCCCACACTAAAACCCGCTTCTCCATGCTAACAGAGAGCGTAGAGAATGAGCTAAAAAGCCTGGGGAGCCCCAAGCAGGCCATACTGTGTGGCATTGAGGCCCAAGCTTGCATTGCT TGTACAACATACGATCTTCTGGACAGAGGTATGGAGGTGCATATCGTCGCAGATGCTGTCTCATCTCGGAG TCAGACAGACCGGCTGTTTGCCCTCTCACGCCTAAAGCAGAGTGGAGCTTTTCTCACCACCACAGAGGGCGTAATGCTGCAACTTGTACAGGATGCCAAGCATCCCAACTTTAAGGAG ATCCAGAAgcttttagcacatccttctccAGATACCAGTCTCATCAACTTTTTCAGCTCACTGTAG
- the isoc2 gene encoding isochorismatase domain-containing protein 2 isoform X3, producing the protein MAHIGRLSSKSSVLFLCDMQEKFRPTIFQFSNIVSNAARLLQACRILGIPPILTEQYPKGLGPTVSDLGAEDLKPHTKTRFSMLTESVENELKSLGSPKQAILCGIEAQACIACTTYDLLDRGMEVHIVADAVSSRSQTDRLFALSRLKQSGAFLTTTEGVMLQLVQDAKHPNFKEIQKLLAHPSPDTSLINFFSSL; encoded by the exons A TGGCGCACATAGGAAGGCTGTCATCCAAAAGCTCAGTGCTCTTCCTGTGTGATATGCAAGAGAAGTTCAGACCAACGATTTTCCAGTTCTCCAATATTGTGAGTAATGCAGCAAGACTTCTACAG GCTTGTCGGATCCTGGGTATTCCCCCAATCTTGACTGAGCAGTACCCTAAAGGCCTGGGTCCAACTGTGTCCGACTTAGGCGCAGAGGACCTGAAGCCCCACACTAAAACCCGCTTCTCCATGCTAACAGAGAGCGTAGAGAATGAGCTAAAAAGCCTGGGGAGCCCCAAGCAGGCCATACTGTGTGGCATTGAGGCCCAAGCTTGCATTGCT TGTACAACATACGATCTTCTGGACAGAGGTATGGAGGTGCATATCGTCGCAGATGCTGTCTCATCTCGGAG TCAGACAGACCGGCTGTTTGCCCTCTCACGCCTAAAGCAGAGTGGAGCTTTTCTCACCACCACAGAGGGCGTAATGCTGCAACTTGTACAGGATGCCAAGCATCCCAACTTTAAGGAG ATCCAGAAgcttttagcacatccttctccAGATACCAGTCTCATCAACTTTTTCAGCTCACTGTAG
- the isoc2 gene encoding isochorismatase domain-containing protein 2 (The RefSeq protein has 2 substitutions compared to this genomic sequence): MAHIGRLSSKSSVLFLCDMQEKFRPTIFQFSNIACRILGIPPILTEQYPKGLGPTVSDLGAEDLKPHTKTRFSMLTESVENKLKSLGSPKQAILCGIEAQACIACTTYDLLDRGMEVHIVADAVSSRSQTDRLFAPSRLKQSGAFLTTTEGVMLQLVQDAKHPNFKEIQKLLAHPSPDTSLINFFSSL, from the exons A TGGCGCACATAGGAAGGCTGTCATCCAAAAGCTCAGTGCTCTTCCTGTGTGATATGCAAGAGAAGTTCAGACCAACGATTTTCCAGTTCTCCAATATT GCTTGTCGGATCCTGGGTATTCCCCCAATCTTGACTGAGCAGTACCCTAAAGGCCTGGGTCCAACTGTGTCCGACTTAGGCGCAGAGGACCTGAAGCCCCACACTAAAACCCGCTTCTCCATGCTAACAGAGAGCGTAGAGAATGAGCTAAAAAGCCTGGGGAGCCCCAAGCAGGCCATACTGTGTGGCATTGAGGCCCAAGCTTGCATTGCT TGTACAACATACGATCTTCTGGACAGAGGTATGGAGGTGCATATCGTCGCAGATGCTGTCTCATCTCGGAG TCAGACAGACCGGCTGTTTGCCCTCTCACGCCTAAAGCAGAGTGGAGCTTTTCTCACCACCACAGAGGGCGTAATGCTGCAACTTGTACAGGATGCCAAGCATCCCAACTTTAAGGAG ATCCAGAAgcttttagcacatccttctccAGATACCAGTCTCATCAACTTTTTCAGCTCACTGTAG